Genomic DNA from Schistocerca serialis cubense isolate TAMUIC-IGC-003099 chromosome 5, iqSchSeri2.2, whole genome shotgun sequence:
GTTACAAAGATTAGAGATAAAAAACCACAACGAAAGAGGCAAAACAGTTGCATAATTTTAAATGGTTAGTGGACACAAAATATGTGGGAATAAGTATATTGATTCACAGCTGAAGTGATGTGAACATCGAATAGAACAAACAGAATATCATCACATGTTATGCCTTTACAGTTCTGTCTTCAGGTTTCAATAGTGTCTTTAGATTCACACTGTTCAGACACACATGAAATTCTCAGCTCTGGAATTGTTTtcagggtaggggggaggggggtaactCACAAAATCTGAATTTATGAAATACTCATCTGACTCTAAGTAAATGGATGGTGACTAAATTATTCACACTGGCAAATGCATTGTTCCAATGCACAACAATGATACCACTTGATAGTGTGTGTACCGTTGCATTACGAAAAGTCATGTGTATGGCGTGCAATGTGCGCTGTGAGTGATTGTTGACCATTTACAAACAGTGTAGCACAAACGTTTTATATTATTAAACAACTTCTTTGTGAAACATGTTGTAGAACAGCGCCAAGTCGAATCAGATAGCACTGTTTTAAGGAGATTAGCCTTGTGTTCAGAAGGATGGACATAACACTCTTCATCCAGcaatcctcatttaggtttcctgGGGTTTGCCTACATTACTTCATGTAAGTGCCCATCTGTTTCGAAGTAGACCTGGCAATGTAAATTCATGTATATAAAAATTACCTTCTTATTGTGGTTCCTAAATTTTAATAGAATGATTTGTCATATATTCTTGAAAAAAATATCCTCAGATGAGTAAGACTATGACTACTACCACTATAACTTCTACCTCCACTACTACCAACACTACACCACTGTTATTCAGTCAGCTTACTTGTATACTCTGCATATGCGATCATCTCGTGGCTGTGACGATAGTTCCCATTTATAAACTGTTTCTATGATGTGTGCAGTCAGAAATTAATTTCGATAAATAAGTTCACTGTGATGAAGAGCCTTAATTTTATTCATATATAAACTGATGGTGAAACTATTGTAATTTTAATGTCTTTGCCCACAGTTTAAGAACAAAATTGGTTGCTACACAGTTAACTAAAAAAACTAAAGCGGCATACAGGTGTTTGTTAATTGACATAACAAATGAAATGATTATAgatttcacaattaataaaatccACCAGTCTCTTATGCTGTGCTGGAATGGATTTCATATTTGCAAAATCTTTATGAGGCTGTTCCTTAACATTACAAGTGTGACAAACTGTAACATCAGTTCAGAGAAACTCCAAGAAAAGGAACATTATTTAAACTACCATATCCCCTAGCAAAAGCTACCATTAACCAGCCATTAACATGAGAAAATGTATCATTAACATCCAAAGTAAAATCAAAATTATGTCCTACAAAAACAGATGGTCCATCAAGTATAACATGAAGAGCCACTGACTTAACAGAAATTTTATGTTTCCTCTCAACAGATGTAGTAATCACCTCAATACTGTCTATTGACTTATACCCTGTATACTTGATGATCCTTCTGTTTTTGTAGGATATAATTTGAATTTCAGTTTGGATGTTAATGATACTTTTTCACATGGTTATGGTTGGTTTACAGTAGATTTTGTCTGGAGACATAAAGTATTAAGTAATTTTCCTGCTCCTGAAAGATTTTCAGGATGTGATGTTATAACTTATCACAGTTAACATGTTGGAGAACAGGTTAATAGTGGTTCTGGAAAGTCCTATTATGTCCCTATGCTTAAACACATAGAGGGATCATGGGACTTTCCAGAACCACAATTGGTTGTATTCTcgtaatgaacataaaataaattctGATCAAAGTGTTAATGTTTGGGTTACAGGTAAAGTTGTCTCTGAACATGGAAAAGTACTAGTAATAGTATTGTATATTACGATGCACAGTACATTACTATAATTGGGTTTTAACATGAAATCCATTCGAGCACAGCATAATAGTCTGGAccatttttattaattgtgacattttggccattaaggttttcattttatgATTATATATTTTATATCTACAATGAAAACATTAAGATGAGACCCCAAAATGTTTTCAGAGGAAATGGCATACGATGAAACTTAATTCTCGTGTCAAAGTAGAGTTATTGGTATTCTATCACATTCcttctttcttttattgttttagtaCTGCTCTTTTAAATCTGGCATCCTAAATATTTTCCCCATTTTTGCGACCTTGTAGTCTCTCTTTCTCTGGTTGGGGATAAAGAAAATCATATACGAATTTGCATTGTCGACCGTAGCAGACTTGGAACTTAAATCTCAGTATTAATTAACAATGTACTGAGGAAACTGAATAGATATCAATCATTACCTTTCGTTTATTATATATATTTTCTCATTGGTATATGACTGCATCTAAATAATTTCATCAGAAAGTGTATATTTACATAAACCGCCATGAGTTGTAAACTACAGTTTCTAATCAAGAAATTGCGGTTAATGGGGGATAAATAGACAAAAACGTCCTGTGTGTTTGAATGGCATTCTAGAACTATCTCAATTATTGTCTCTCTCATAGAAGAGGTAGACAAAAAGAGGAATCCTACAAATGAATTATTATCATtgcttttgttatttttattattgttactatcatTATAATTGTTAGTATAATGACCAAGTCTTACATAATGGTAGGATGTATTTACTCATCactaatacatttatttatttcaaaataactaATTTGATTTGTAACGACATTCGAGACTGAAAATAAGAATATGTGCAGTTGTCACAGTGAAGATATTACTAGACTCCTTAATTACCTTGTGGAGTTCTTAGTTACCTTCCAAATTCAGAACGACATTGAACAGTCCTTCACACTCATCAAACTTTACTTACAACTACACTTCTCACCAGATTCATTCGTGTTACTAATCTGAAACTGAACAATTATGATAAGATAGGAGATAACAGCTGCTACCATTGTCGAGAGGATTGACAGATCGATGGTGAAGAGCCCACAGGCCGTGAAACGTGGCCGGCGGTGCTGCACCTGTTGCAGGAACAGCTGCAGCTGGATCCTCAACTCGTTGGCCCTGGAATAACCGAATATGGGAGCAAGCAGCGCCTTGAGCAGCAGGTCTGCAGAGCGGGAGGCCTCATCGACAGTGGCGCTGCATGACCAAGTGGCAACCATCACACATCCAGCACCGAAGACCATGGAGAGAGCCATGAGCATCGCCAAAGGTGCCACTCCCCCATACGGATACATCTGCTGAAGATACTAGTTTAAATCCATCTACCCTAGGgatgtcacaattttttttctggattgacaaaattattttaggttaaaaacagtgtTAATGATTTTAAATAACAAAGTGATTCAAAACCTACACTGACAGAAAATGAACTCGGAACAGCAAGAAGGAACTGCCATAAAAGAAACTTGGTaggcatatttctgtatttgaaagaTGATCTTCAGTCAGATTTTGCGCCAGTCTCGTAAGAGTCGTCATAGTAGcgccactaagaggatgcaaatgaggtttgctttagaTACCAGCTGTAACGGTCATGGGCGTTAGTAACCTTTGAGACCGGACATGGTGAGCTGAAGATAGTCAGGaacgcctttaaagcgacaaagccagtgtcagtacctcactgagtttggatgGGGTAGTGTAactgggctacgagaagctggatcttCCTTGTGCTTTATTTCAGAACGTCTTGGCAGGAATATAGGCACTGTAAATGTTTGCGTGCTGAGGTGATCAGGAGTATGTACAGTCGTAAGAAGATTGGGCTCCAGACGGATATGCGCCACTACTGAAAGGGGATAAAATTGCTTTCGGTTTAGGACACTGTCGCACCGTACAGCATATACagaagcaatatgagcagcagttggcaccgcaatgACACGACGAAATGTTACAAACCGGCTGCGAACTactcaccccaaaccaccgccatttgcgacttcaatgatgtcaagcgagaactcattggagggcaatATGAGGAAAACTGTGTGTATCTCTCAGCCCGTGATGGTAGTTTGTTGCAGCAAAAAAACACAACCACAGACACGATCCTCTGGCACATCACTTGCCAATCTACTTGTAGCCTGTTGTGAACAGTGTGTTGGCTTCAGCAGTCCCAATAACCTGTCTTTGAGTTGTAACGTCATGGTGTTTAGTAC
This window encodes:
- the LOC126482168 gene encoding putative gustatory receptor 2a; the encoded protein is MLMALSMVFGAGCVMVATWSCSATVDEASRSADLLLKALLAPIFGYSRANELRIQLQLFLQQVQHRRPRFTACGLFTIDLSILSTMVAAVISYLIIIVQFQISNTNESGEKCSYLVIILTIIMIVTIIKITKAMIIIHL